The genomic stretch AAGGAGTGGGTCTTCGACCTCTTCCCGCGTATGCGTGAGCGCCAGAACCAGAAGGGCGGGACCCTGTCCGGCGGCGAACAGCAGATGCTGGCCGTGGGCAGGGCGCTGATGAGCGCTCCCGACGTGGTCATGCTCGATGAGCCTTCTCTGGGCCTGGCTCCGCTCCTGGTCAAGGATGTCTTCGAGATCATCAAGATCATCAACGCACAGGGCAAGACCGTCGTTCTGGTCGAACAGAACGCTTTCGCGGCCCTCAAGGTGGCCCATTACGCCTATGTGCTCGAAACCGGCGCCATTGTCCTGCAGGGGTCCGGCGAGGAGCTGCTCAATGACGATCGCGTTATCCAGGCCTATCTGGGCGGGTGACATCGATGCCGCGTGCGGCGGCGATGGTCCATAGGGGCGCCCATGAGCGCGCCTTGCCTTCGACGCCAAACCAAACCCTCCCTCTCTTTTGAGTCGGAGGGTTTTCTCATCTTCAGTCGTGTGTCGGTTTGAACCATTCTGGGTCATGTCTATCGAACCAAACCCCGGT from Desulfomicrobium apsheronum encodes the following:
- a CDS encoding ABC transporter ATP-binding protein; the protein is MLKISDLHVYYGGIHALKGISLDVPTGQIVTLIGANGAGKSSTLRAISGLIKNKKGTITYNDRDITTLDPVEIVKGGIVMSPEGRRIFPHLSVTENLYLGAYSRSDKDGIERDKEWVFDLFPRMRERQNQKGGTLSGGEQQMLAVGRALMSAPDVVMLDEPSLGLAPLLVKDVFEIIKIINAQGKTVVLVEQNAFAALKVAHYAYVLETGAIVLQGSGEELLNDDRVIQAYLGG